In Gavia stellata isolate bGavSte3 chromosome 28, bGavSte3.hap2, whole genome shotgun sequence, a single genomic region encodes these proteins:
- the TUBG1 gene encoding tubulin gamma-1 chain isoform X1, translating into MPREIITLQLGQCGNQIGFEFWKQLCAEHGISPEGIVEEFATEGTDRKDVFFYQADDEHYIPRAVLLDLEPRVIHSILNSPYANLYNPENIYLSEHGGGAGNNWASGFSQGEKIHEDIFDIIDREADGSDSLEVSKPGDLDPGFVLCHSIAGGTGSGLGSYLLERLNDRYPKKLVETYSVFPNQDEMSDVVVQPYNSLLTLKRLTQNADCVVVLDNTALNRIATDRLHIQNPSFSQINQLVSTIMSASTTTLRYPGYMNNDLIGLIASLIPTPRLHFLMTGYTPLTTDQSVASVRKTTVLDVMRRLLQPKNVMVSTGRDRQTNHCYIAILNIIQGEVDPTQVHKSLQRIRERKLANFIPWGPASIQVALSRKSPYLPSAHRVSGLMMANHTNISSLFERTCRQYDKLRKREAFLEQFRKEDIFKDNFDELDNSREIVQQLIDEYHAATRPDYISWGTQEQ; encoded by the exons ATGCCGCGGGAGATCATCACCCTGCAGCTGGGCCAGTGCGGCAACCAGA TCGGGTTCGAGTTCTGGAAGCAGCTCTGCGCTGAGCACGGCATCAGCCCCGAGGGCATCGTGGAGGAGTTCGCCACCGAGGGCACCGACCGCAAGGACGTCTTCTTCTACCAG GCAGACGATGAGCACTACATCCCACGAGCCGTGCTGCTGGACCTGGAGCCCCGAGTTATCCACTCCATCCTGAACTCCCCTTATGCCAACCTCTACAACCCAGAAAACATCTACCTGTCTGAGCACGGAGGGGGAGCTGGGAACAACTGGGCCAGTGGCTTCTCACAG ggagaaaaaatcCATGAAGATATTTTTGATATAATAGACAGAGAGGCTGATGGGAGCGACAGTTTGGAAGTAAGTAAACCAGGGGACTTGGATCCA GGGTTTGTGCTTTGCCACTCCATTGCTGGTGGAACGGGCTCTGGGCTGGGCTCGTACCTCCTGGAGAGACTGAATGACAG GTATCCCAAGAAGCTGGTGGAGACCTACTCAGTTTTCCCAAACCAGGATGAGATGAGCGATGTTGTAGTCCAGCCGTACAACTCTCTGCTGACACTGAAGAGGCTGACTCAGAATGCTGACTGCGTG GTGGTTCTGGACAACACGGCCTTGAATCGGATCGCGACAGACCGGCTGCACATTCAGAACCCATCGTTCTCTCAGATCAACCAGCTG GTCTCCACCATCATGTCTGCCAGCACCACCACGCTCAGGTATCCTGGGTACATGAACAACGACCTCATCGGGCTGATTGCCTCGCTGATCCCCACCCCCCGGCTGCACTTCCTCATGACGGGGTACACGCCGCTCACCACCGACCAGTCG GTGGCTAGTGTGAGGAAAACCACAGTCCTGGATGTGATGAGAAGATTGCTGCAGCCTAAAAATGTGATGGTGTCCACAGGGCGAGACAGGCAGACCAACCACTGCTACATTGCCATCCTCAACATCATCCAGGGGGAGGTGGATCCTACGCAG GTTCACAAGAGTCTGCAGCGGATCCGGGAGAGGAAGCTGGCCAACTTCATCCCCTGGGGTCCTGCCAGCATCCAGGTGGCTTTGTCCCGCAAGTCCCCCTACCTGCCGTCCGCACACCGCGTCAGCGGCCTCATGATGGCAAACCATACCAACATATCCTCG CTGTTTGAGCGGACATGCCGGCAGTACGACAAGCTGCGCAAGCGGGAGGCCTTCCTGGAGCAGTTCCGCAAGGAGGACATCTTCAAGGACAACTTTGACGAGCTGGACAACTCCCGGGAGATCGTGCAGCAGCTGATCGACGAGTACCACGCGGCCACGCGCCCTGACTACATCTCTTGGGGTACGCAGGAGCAGTGA
- the PSMC3IP gene encoding homologous-pairing protein 2 homolog isoform X1, translated as MSKGREGPAAGGAAAAVLLRYLREQNRPYSAQDAFGNLQREHGLGKAAVVKALEQLAQQGRVREKAYGKQKIYFADQEQLPAASDAELRGLDGEIAVLSSKVQALQQSCRQMEAELKDLNSSMTTSEMVREIEELRKDCASYTEKLEMIKSATNHVTPEEKEKVCSEQKLYCKEWRRRKRMATELLEAILEGYPKSKKQFFEEVGIETDEDHNVTLPAAV; from the exons ATGAGCAAAGGCCGCGAGGGCCCCGCGGCGGGTG gagccgccgccgccgtcctGCTGCGGTACCTGCGGGAGCAGAACCGGCCGTACAGCGCCCAGGACGCCTTCGGGAACCTGCAGCGGGAGCACGGGCTGGGCAAGGCg GCCGTGGTAAAGGCGCTGGAGCAGCTGGCGCAGCAGGGCCGCGTCCGCGAGAAGGCCTACGGGAAGCAGAAGATCTACTTCGCCGACCAG gagcagctcccGGCCGCCAGCGACGCGGAGCTCCGCGGCCTGGATGGGGAGATCGCTGTGCTCTCCAGCAAGGTGCAGGcgctgcagcagagctgccggCAAATGGAGGCGG AGCTGAAGGACCTCAACAGCTCCATGACAACCTCTGAGATGGTCAGAGAGATCGAGGAGTTGAGGAAGGACTGTGCAAGTTACACAGAAAAACTGGAGATGATTAAGTCTGCCACCAACCATGTGACTCcggaagaaaaagagaag GTCTGTAGCGAGCAGAAGCTGTACTGCAaggagtggaggaggaggaagcgaATG GCGACCGAGCTGCTGGAGGCCATCCTGGAGGGGTACCCCAAAAGCAAGAAGCAATTCTTT GAGGAGGTTGGGATAGAGACGGACGAGGACCACAACGTCACGCTGCCAGCAGCTGTGTGA
- the RETREG3 gene encoding reticulophagy regulator 3, translated as MAAARPGGSGERQRRVQALSAALRGRLGPYEPLLSAAQAALVWERPGRSALWWAAAHGLFWFFALTSLRLLFLVAFTLIVVVCLDQWKSKIWPEIGVARPDELDNESWGYVHPRLLGVPELCHHLAEGWVAGTNFLSNLFIFKRQNPGKFCLLVCGVFTFLAVLGRYIPGLLLSYLLLLFILLWPLAVYHRLGQRMYMKLEPALQRLDFSVRGYMISKQREKQLRRRSLNQEAVDDGSDSEEELAAFCPKLDDSVVAKELTISDSEHSDAEVSYTENGIFNLSRGQTPLTEGSEDLDGHSDPEESFARDLPDFPSINPEATGIDDEDDTSIGIPSLAYRPQVTEDLHLPYDQEESSTLPSVQNLTNNIAGFVTRGMIQLALSGAPQPGSSRSDNSQRGAKTYLRTASSDLDTDAEGDDFELLDQSELNQLDPAGSRGQ; from the exons atggcggcggcgcggcccggcgggtCCGGCGAGCGGCAGCGGCGGGTGCAGGCGCTGAGCGCGGCGCTGCGGGGCCGCCTGGGGCCCTACGAGCCGCTGCTGAGCGCCGCGCAGGCCGCGCTGGTGTGGGAGCGGCCGGGCCGCAGCGCGCTGTGGTGGGCGGCGGCGCACGGCCTCTTCTG GTTTTTTGCTCTGACTTCTCTTCGCTTGCTGTTCCTGGTTGCATTTACCCTTATAGTAGTTGTTTGTCTAGATCAGTGGAAGAGCAAAATCTGGCCTGAAATTGGAG TGGCAAGACCTGACGAATTAGACAATGAGAG CTGGGGATACGTTCACCCTCGGCTGCTCGGAGTGCCAGAACTCTGTCACCATTTGGCTGAAGGATGGGTGGCTGGGACCAACTTCTTGAGTAATCTCTTCATTTTCAAGAGGCAAAACCCTGGAAAG TTTTGCCTTCTAGTGTGTGGAGTCTTTACTTTCCTGGCTGTCCTGGGCCGGTATATCCCTGGACTCTTGCTCTCATACTTGCTGT TGCTCTTCATCCTGCTGTGGCCCCTTGCTGTGTACCACAGACTGGGGCAACGCATGTACATGAAGCTGGAGCCAGCTCTGCAGCGGCTGGATTTCAGCGTTCGAGGCTACATGATATCAAAGCAGCGGGAGAAGCAAT TGCGTCGCCGATCCCTTAATCAGGAGGCTGTGGATGATGGGAGTGACAGTGAAGAGGAGCTTGCCGCATTCTGTCCCAAG CTGGATGACTCTGTGGTCGCCAAGGAACTAACCATCTCTGACTCAGAGCATTCGGATGCTGAGGTTTCCTACACTGAAAATGGGATATTTAACCTCTCGAGGGGCCAGACTCCCCTGACAGAGGGATCAGAAG ACCTGGACGGTCATAGTGACCCAGAAGAATCTTTTGCCAGGGATCTCCCCGACTTCCCTTCCATAAACCCAGAAGCAACTGGCATAGATGATGAAGATGACACCAGCATTGGGATCCCAAGTCTGGCTTACCGCCCACAAGTAACAGAAGATCTGCATCTCCCTTACGACCAGGAAGAATCCAGCACATTGCCATCTGTACAGAATCTTACTAACAACATAGCCGGATTTGTCACCAGAGGGATGATACAGCTTGCGCTGTCAGGAGCCCCTCAGCCAGGGTCCTCACGCAGCGACAATTCCCAGAGAGGTGCAAAGACTTACCTTAGAACGGCCAGCTCAGACTTGGACACTGATGCGGAAGGGGATGACTTTGAACTGCTGGATCAGTCTGAGCTGAACCAGCTGGATCCTGCTGGCTCACGGGGCCAGTAA
- the TUBG1 gene encoding tubulin gamma-1 chain isoform X2: MPREIITLQLGQCGNQIGFEFWKQLCAEHGISPEGIVEEFATEGTDRKDVFFYQADDEHYIPRAVLLDLEPRVIHSILNSPYANLYNPENIYLSEHGGGAGNNWASGFSQGEKIHEDIFDIIDREADGSDSLEGFVLCHSIAGGTGSGLGSYLLERLNDRYPKKLVETYSVFPNQDEMSDVVVQPYNSLLTLKRLTQNADCVVVLDNTALNRIATDRLHIQNPSFSQINQLVSTIMSASTTTLRYPGYMNNDLIGLIASLIPTPRLHFLMTGYTPLTTDQSVASVRKTTVLDVMRRLLQPKNVMVSTGRDRQTNHCYIAILNIIQGEVDPTQVHKSLQRIRERKLANFIPWGPASIQVALSRKSPYLPSAHRVSGLMMANHTNISSLFERTCRQYDKLRKREAFLEQFRKEDIFKDNFDELDNSREIVQQLIDEYHAATRPDYISWGTQEQ, translated from the exons ATGCCGCGGGAGATCATCACCCTGCAGCTGGGCCAGTGCGGCAACCAGA TCGGGTTCGAGTTCTGGAAGCAGCTCTGCGCTGAGCACGGCATCAGCCCCGAGGGCATCGTGGAGGAGTTCGCCACCGAGGGCACCGACCGCAAGGACGTCTTCTTCTACCAG GCAGACGATGAGCACTACATCCCACGAGCCGTGCTGCTGGACCTGGAGCCCCGAGTTATCCACTCCATCCTGAACTCCCCTTATGCCAACCTCTACAACCCAGAAAACATCTACCTGTCTGAGCACGGAGGGGGAGCTGGGAACAACTGGGCCAGTGGCTTCTCACAG ggagaaaaaatcCATGAAGATATTTTTGATATAATAGACAGAGAGGCTGATGGGAGCGACAGTTTGGAA GGGTTTGTGCTTTGCCACTCCATTGCTGGTGGAACGGGCTCTGGGCTGGGCTCGTACCTCCTGGAGAGACTGAATGACAG GTATCCCAAGAAGCTGGTGGAGACCTACTCAGTTTTCCCAAACCAGGATGAGATGAGCGATGTTGTAGTCCAGCCGTACAACTCTCTGCTGACACTGAAGAGGCTGACTCAGAATGCTGACTGCGTG GTGGTTCTGGACAACACGGCCTTGAATCGGATCGCGACAGACCGGCTGCACATTCAGAACCCATCGTTCTCTCAGATCAACCAGCTG GTCTCCACCATCATGTCTGCCAGCACCACCACGCTCAGGTATCCTGGGTACATGAACAACGACCTCATCGGGCTGATTGCCTCGCTGATCCCCACCCCCCGGCTGCACTTCCTCATGACGGGGTACACGCCGCTCACCACCGACCAGTCG GTGGCTAGTGTGAGGAAAACCACAGTCCTGGATGTGATGAGAAGATTGCTGCAGCCTAAAAATGTGATGGTGTCCACAGGGCGAGACAGGCAGACCAACCACTGCTACATTGCCATCCTCAACATCATCCAGGGGGAGGTGGATCCTACGCAG GTTCACAAGAGTCTGCAGCGGATCCGGGAGAGGAAGCTGGCCAACTTCATCCCCTGGGGTCCTGCCAGCATCCAGGTGGCTTTGTCCCGCAAGTCCCCCTACCTGCCGTCCGCACACCGCGTCAGCGGCCTCATGATGGCAAACCATACCAACATATCCTCG CTGTTTGAGCGGACATGCCGGCAGTACGACAAGCTGCGCAAGCGGGAGGCCTTCCTGGAGCAGTTCCGCAAGGAGGACATCTTCAAGGACAACTTTGACGAGCTGGACAACTCCCGGGAGATCGTGCAGCAGCTGATCGACGAGTACCACGCGGCCACGCGCCCTGACTACATCTCTTGGGGTACGCAGGAGCAGTGA
- the PSMC3IP gene encoding homologous-pairing protein 2 homolog isoform X2 — MSKGREGAAAAVLLRYLREQNRPYSAQDAFGNLQREHGLGKAAVVKALEQLAQQGRVREKAYGKQKIYFADQEQLPAASDAELRGLDGEIAVLSSKVQALQQSCRQMEAELKDLNSSMTTSEMVREIEELRKDCASYTEKLEMIKSATNHVTPEEKEKVCSEQKLYCKEWRRRKRMATELLEAILEGYPKSKKQFFEEVGIETDEDHNVTLPAAV; from the exons ATGAGCAAAGGCCGCGAGG gagccgccgccgccgtcctGCTGCGGTACCTGCGGGAGCAGAACCGGCCGTACAGCGCCCAGGACGCCTTCGGGAACCTGCAGCGGGAGCACGGGCTGGGCAAGGCg GCCGTGGTAAAGGCGCTGGAGCAGCTGGCGCAGCAGGGCCGCGTCCGCGAGAAGGCCTACGGGAAGCAGAAGATCTACTTCGCCGACCAG gagcagctcccGGCCGCCAGCGACGCGGAGCTCCGCGGCCTGGATGGGGAGATCGCTGTGCTCTCCAGCAAGGTGCAGGcgctgcagcagagctgccggCAAATGGAGGCGG AGCTGAAGGACCTCAACAGCTCCATGACAACCTCTGAGATGGTCAGAGAGATCGAGGAGTTGAGGAAGGACTGTGCAAGTTACACAGAAAAACTGGAGATGATTAAGTCTGCCACCAACCATGTGACTCcggaagaaaaagagaag GTCTGTAGCGAGCAGAAGCTGTACTGCAaggagtggaggaggaggaagcgaATG GCGACCGAGCTGCTGGAGGCCATCCTGGAGGGGTACCCCAAAAGCAAGAAGCAATTCTTT GAGGAGGTTGGGATAGAGACGGACGAGGACCACAACGTCACGCTGCCAGCAGCTGTGTGA